A genomic region of Bactrocera dorsalis isolate Fly_Bdor chromosome 3, ASM2337382v1, whole genome shotgun sequence contains the following coding sequences:
- the LOC105233558 gene encoding uncharacterized protein LOC105233558 isoform X2: MPGVFIHKYFAALLLLVCTYADDTKDLEIDMETLASRNQLLDAMFEDSLAINSYVFARSEEMCQKLIQAKIHKYETSVEPETRAWMLSDCTIRVVERLDPSASRRGNHPDDILLREYGFDEIRKIVDQKHEDFYKEIVQRIDNYVNGLTPEQQRKKTARNLKKWSRKIKNARNLSKKVIAFGKCMRFYYFERGV; the protein is encoded by the exons ATGCCTGGAGTGTTTATCCACAAGTACTTCGCTGCATTGCTGCTG CTCGTCTGCACATACGCCGATGACACTAAAGACCTCGAAATAGATATGGAAACTTTGGCTTCCCGCAATCAGTTGCTGGACGCCATGTTTGAAGATTCACTCGCTATAAACAGTTATGTTTTTGCAAGGAGTGAGGAAATGTGTCAGAAGCTAATCCAAGCGAAGATACACAAATATGAAACAAGCGTAGAACCGGAGACTCGCGCATGGATGCTGAGTGATTGTACTATTCGCGTCGTGGAGCGCTTAGATCCCAGCGCCAGTCGGCGTGGAAATCATCCAGATGATATCCTGTTACGCGAGTATGGATTTGATGAAATTCGGAAGATTGTGGATCAAAAACATGAAGACTTCTACAAAGAAATTGTGCAGCGCATTGATAATTATGTGAACGGTTTGACGCCGGAGCAGCAGAGAAAAAAGACGGCACGAAATCTGAAAAAGTGGtcaagaaaaattaagaatgcCCGAAATTTGTCTAAGAAAGTAATTGCTTTCGGAAAATGTATGCGATTCTATTATTTTGAGAGGGGAGTTTAA
- the LOC105230537 gene encoding uncharacterized protein LOC105230537, whose protein sequence is MNPQYIAIYLTVLLVTSSQAGDTTAKAERRQILDARNRLIDIVTAGFYEVVGFEFEESEKLCRKIIDENKYENAPSEISKNKKLLLKDCTQHAMELLSLATAEQAGYSHHALFVKYGLKEVVHAVNRKRRHLVDDSERRIDEFVNSLTPKQQRKAIARNLARWSAQMKRATKVTRKMFVFRSFLRFYYFEGGI, encoded by the exons ATGAATCCACAATATATTGCCATATATTTGACAGTGCTGCTGGTAACCAGCAGCCAGGCTGGTGACACCACCGCAAAAGCCGAGAGACGGCAAATCCTTGATGCACGCAATCGTTTGATTGATATTGTGACAGCAGGATTTTATGAGGTTGTCGGGTTTGAGTTTGAAGAGAGTGAGAAATTATGTCGCAAGATAATCGacgaaaataaatacgaaaatgcGCCCAGTGAAATATCGAAAAACAAGAAACTGTTATTGAAGGATTGTACACAGCATGCAATGGAGCTATTAAGTCTGGCAACAGCTGAGCAGGCCGGCTACTCGCATCATGCACTGTTTGTAAAATATGGACTGAAAGAG GTTGTACATGCTGTGAATCGAAAACGAAGGCACCTCGTTGATGACAGTGAGCGGCGAATTGACGAATTTGTCAATAGTTTGACGCCGAAGCAGCAGCGCAAGGCAATTGCAAGAAACCTAGCCCGCTGGTCAGCACAAATGAAGAGGGCAACAAAAGTGACGCGAAAGATGTTTGTTTTCAGAAGTTTTCTGCGATTTTATTATTTCGAGGGAGGCATTTAG
- the LOC105230501 gene encoding uncharacterized protein LOC105230501, whose product MAKPCQRFKLLLALTLLLGLLVNWAFASTAEEGLANRREQLLATMIEEYLKLTDYELVQSKALVQSVLADEEVQRTRSDLMEAERHIMENFVRQVVDKEQEEPPARSNIANRLFYLIAKSLIYQEFEAILRRHDTTNPRRKFSPENYLIERALKRNGLDDLQRRVTRKQIKFMSDFVKDVDAYLAHLTPQERRTDEVEAQKMMEWSAKMKAESDVELRMETFKDFMRFFVKF is encoded by the exons ATGGCCAAGCCCTGTCAACGCTTTAAGCTGCTGCTTGCCTTAACGCTGCTGCTGGGACTG CTCGTCAATTGGGCATTCGCCTCAACCGCCGAGGAGGGTTTAGCCAATCGCCGTGAACAATTGCTCGCCACAATGATTGAGGAGTACCTAAAGCTGACCGACTATGAGTTGGTACAAAGCAAAGCGCTGGTGCAGAGTGTGTTGGCCGATGAGGAAGTGCAGCGCACACGCAGCGATCTCATGGAGGCCGAACGTCACATTATGGAGAATTTTGTGCGGCAAGTCGTCGACAAAGAGCAAGAGGAGCCACCAGCGCGTAGCAATATAGCGAACCGTTTGTTTTATCTCATTGCGAAGTCGTTGATTTATCAGGAATTCGAAGCTATACTTAGACGACATGACACCACAAATCCGCGACGTAAGTTTAGTCCCGAAAATTACCTAATTGAACGTGCGCTGAAGAGAAATGGACTGGACGATTTGCAACGTAGGGTTACGCGTAAGCAAATTAAGTTTATGAGTGACTTTGTCAAGGACGTCGACGCTTATTTGGCGCATTTGACGCCACAAGAGCGCCGTACGGACGAAGTGGAAGCGCAAAAAATGATGGAGTGGTCGGCTAAAATGAAGGCCGAAAGCGATGTGGAGCTGAGAATGGAGACTTTTAAAGATTTTATGCGATTCTTTGTTAAATTTTGA
- the LOC105233558 gene encoding uncharacterized protein LOC105233558 isoform X1 has product MPGVFIHKYFAALLLVISLVCTYADDTKDLEIDMETLASRNQLLDAMFEDSLAINSYVFARSEEMCQKLIQAKIHKYETSVEPETRAWMLSDCTIRVVERLDPSASRRGNHPDDILLREYGFDEIRKIVDQKHEDFYKEIVQRIDNYVNGLTPEQQRKKTARNLKKWSRKIKNARNLSKKVIAFGKCMRFYYFERGV; this is encoded by the exons ATGCCTGGAGTGTTTATCCACAAGTACTTCGCTGCATTGCTGCTGGTAATTAGT CTCGTCTGCACATACGCCGATGACACTAAAGACCTCGAAATAGATATGGAAACTTTGGCTTCCCGCAATCAGTTGCTGGACGCCATGTTTGAAGATTCACTCGCTATAAACAGTTATGTTTTTGCAAGGAGTGAGGAAATGTGTCAGAAGCTAATCCAAGCGAAGATACACAAATATGAAACAAGCGTAGAACCGGAGACTCGCGCATGGATGCTGAGTGATTGTACTATTCGCGTCGTGGAGCGCTTAGATCCCAGCGCCAGTCGGCGTGGAAATCATCCAGATGATATCCTGTTACGCGAGTATGGATTTGATGAAATTCGGAAGATTGTGGATCAAAAACATGAAGACTTCTACAAAGAAATTGTGCAGCGCATTGATAATTATGTGAACGGTTTGACGCCGGAGCAGCAGAGAAAAAAGACGGCACGAAATCTGAAAAAGTGGtcaagaaaaattaagaatgcCCGAAATTTGTCTAAGAAAGTAATTGCTTTCGGAAAATGTATGCGATTCTATTATTTTGAGAGGGGAGTTTAA
- the LOC105230529 gene encoding uncharacterized protein LOC105230529: protein MTGVCFKYLAALLLVVGIVCINADDTENPETDADIFVSRDRLLNFIYNEDFTLNVYVLKRSEELCNKISDDDLNTLAYKNKTSEASDESEALDTRETLLRKCVRRLMARFDLTGNHNDREDLLLLKYGFEDIGKDVYRKYEEFFEVILRRIDKYLKRLAPEQQSKQMAQNLKGWSSKIRDASTLAGKEMEFLSFMRFYLFKEGV from the exons ATGACTGGAGTTTGTTTCAAGTACTTAGCCGCATTGCTGCTAGTAGTCGgc ATCGTCTGCATCAACGCCGATGACACGGAAAACCCCGAGACAGACGCGGATATATTTGTTTCCCGCGATCGATTGTTAAACTTCATATACAACGAGGACTTTACATTAAACGTATATGTTCTAAAACGTAGTGAGGAATTATGCAATAAGATAAGTGACGACGATCTAAATACACTTGCATACAAGAACAAAACAAGTGAAGCATCTGACGAATCTGAGGCATTGGATACTCGCGAAACATTGCTGAGAAAATGTGTTCGTCGTCTCATGGCACGTTTTGATCTCACAGGGAATCACAATGATCGAGAGGACCTCCTGTTGCTTAAGTATGGATTTGAGGATATTGGAAAGGACGTGTATCGAAAATATGAGGAATTCTTTGAAGTGATTTTGCGGCGCATTGATAAATATCTGAAGCGCTTGGCACCGGAGCAGCAAAGCAAACAGATGGCACAAAATCTGAAAGGGTGGTCAAGTAAAATTAGAGATGCCTCAACTTTGGCGGGCAAAGAAATGGAGTTTCTAAGTTTCatgcgattttatttatttaaggaaGGTGTTTAG
- the LOC105230543 gene encoding uncharacterized protein LOC105230543, with product MAGLSIHKFCAAFLLVIGVVCTNAGYTGKPEIDMEIWTSRNKLLDSMFEAALNLSEYAFAWSKEVCQKLLDEDILHNETSVEPESREWYLHNCVRRTVDRLEPTVSRHGDHPDEVRLRKYGFEECRKVMDQKYEHFFEEMVQRMDDYVKSLTPEQQGKETARNLKGWSGKIKNAPTLAGKEMAFRKCMRFYYFENGV from the exons ATGGCTGGGCTGTCTATCCACAAGTTTTGCGCAGCGTTTTTGCTGGTGATCGGt GTTGTCTGCACCAATGCCGGTTACACTGGGAAACCGGAAATAGACATGGAAATATGGACTTCACGCAATAAATTGTTGGACTCCATGTTTGAAGCTGCGCTGAATTTAAGCGAATATGCTTTTGCATGGAGTAAGGAAGTTTGTCAGAAGCTACTCGATGAGGATATATTGCATAATGAAACAAGCGTAGAACCAGAGTCTCGCGAATGGTATCTGCATAATTGTGTTAGACGCACCGTGGATCGTTTAGAGCCCACGGTAAGTCGTCATGGCGATCACCCAGATGAAGTCCGATTGCGCAAATATGGATTTGAGGAATGTCGAAAAGTTATGGATCAAAAATATGAACACTTCTTCGAAGAGATGGTCCAGCGTATGGATGACTATGTAAAGAGTTTGACGCCAGAGCAGCAAGGCAAAGAGACGGCGCGAAATTTGAAGGGGTGGTCGGGCAAAATTAAGAATGCTCCGACTTTGGCAGGGAAAGAAATGGCTTTTAGGAAATGTAtgcgattttattattttgaaaacggTGTTTAA
- the LOC105233570 gene encoding uncharacterized protein LOC105233570, with product MVEWFSHKYFVALLLVIGVACINADSTENPEIDMEILASRNQLHDSMIDEYLKLAQYVYERSADLCKKMHDEDICENETSKESENKEFEETEVAETHETVLNHCINHVYDRLNPTDRGSSNRVEKVLLHKFGFEDIQKVVDRKYEEFFIEIVRQIDEYLKRMTPEQQSGTTARNLKGWSSKITEASTWHIRKWLLYFLCDI from the exons ATGGTTGAATGGTTTAGCCACAAGTACTTTGTTGCATTGCTGCTGGTGATTGGT GTCGCCTGCATCAACGCCGATAGCACTGAAAATCCGGAAATAGACATGGAAATACTTGCTTCCCGCAATCAACTTCATGACTCCATGATTGATGAGTATCTTAAATTAGCTCAATATGTTTACGAACGAAGTGCGGATTTATGTAAGAAGATGCACGATGAAGATATATGCGAGAACGAAACGAGCAAAGAATCTGAAAACAAAGAATTTGAGGAAACTGAAGTAGCAGAGACGCAcgaaacggttttgaaccattgcATTAATCATGTCTATGATCGTTTAAATCCCACAGATCGTGGTTCTAGTAATCGTGTTGAGAAAgtattattacataaatttgGATTTGAGGATATTCAAAAGGTTGTGGATCGAAAATATGAGGAATTCTTCATAGAGATTGTGCGACAAATTGATGAATATCTGAAGAGGATGACACCGGAACAGCAAAGCGGAACGACAGCGCGAAATCTGAAAGGATGGTCAAGTAAAATTACGGAGGCCTCAACTTGGCATATAAGAAAatggcttttatattttttatgcgatATTTGA